A window of the Salvelinus alpinus chromosome 3, SLU_Salpinus.1, whole genome shotgun sequence genome harbors these coding sequences:
- the LOC139571065 gene encoding cell division cycle and apoptosis regulator protein 1-like isoform X3, with the protein MAQFGGQKNPPWAAQFTATGVSQPSHSGQSMDLNSLHSLGVQQPSLLGASPSMYSQQSALSAASLNSQSSASNYQLSQQTAALQQQAAAAAAAALQQSQINSALQQYQQQQQQQQQQQQQQQQQQQQQPPPQQPPPQQLYNVPHQQHQQHTDLYGLPQPQQALLSQNWSGENKFPPPVALPTSLSLSNPQQTAQITVSYPTPRSSHQQQSQQQSQPQKQRVFTGVVNKLHDTFGFVDEDVFFQLSAVKGKTPQVGDRVLVEAVYNPNMPFKWNAQRIQTLPQLANQSLQQQPQSLPPVPPQLSSFYADQGMQQRYSDMHSVGMDNRQNSQPPGPNMMKPGPNMLQSLPPPTNFNVQAQGPPPPLLQAQLSAASLAPLLHNPPPPLLSQPPPKDVFSGGLLQPPVRMMPQPVRRLDPSPRFPNRNDRPELILRTKDERSRERDRERRRSRERSPIRKRSRDRSPRRDRSPRRPRRVVPRYTVQFSKFSLDGSNCDMMELRRRYQSLYIPSDFFDAVFTWVDGFPLQRPFQFGNYCNFHIMHKEVDSLVKNTAVLDPPDANHTYSAKVMLLANPSLEELYHKSCALAEDPQELRDSFQHPARLIKFLVGMRGKDEAMAIGGHWSPSLDGAEPEKDPAVLIKTAIRCCKALTGIDLSLCTQWYRFAEIRYHRPEETHKGRTVPAHVETVVLFLPDVWHCLPTRSEWEGLSRGLREQLAEKLSAERKEADGEQEEEEKDEEDSKEVTTPTHWTKLDPKSMKVNDLRKELESRSLSSKGLKSQLIARLTKQLKVEEQVEEAKEPEKPESQVPDEEEPQHMEEDREEEERKKQEELERQRREKRYVLPDEPTIIVHPNWAAKNGKFDCSVMSLSVLLDYRVEDNKEHSFEVSLFAELFNEMLQRDFGYRIFKALASVPCKDDKKDKKDKAKKEAEKKEAEKKADVKKVKEEENGEPVTKKAKEEEPEKKEEGEKEEEKVLKEDSIDAEEKEEDESSNTNAEEYDPLEAEDADDDDEDDKDDEDSNGRDRRDDRSSRDDRKSKERSSKDKEKKQMVTYNKDLLMAFVYFDQSHCGYLLEKDLEDIMYTLGLHLSRAQVKKLLNKPVVRESCYYRKLTDAAKDESAPSFSEPLLDNLLGNRALLPMLVSRGQTAPVEASESGGGSSLIVYNGAMVDVGSIMQKLDKSEKAREEIEQKLMVQDSKMAEDTKQILQLVSANRALSKDLEEVKGTLGQTENNFRATVEEKTVYHDQLSKTLNNLGNTIKELQGVLKKEVPSEAAADQKSQTTNGSDE; encoded by the exons CTCTAGGTGTGCAGCAGCCATCTCTCCTGGGTGCGTCTCCCTCTATGTACTCCCAGCAATCGGCCCTGTCTGCAGCCTCCCTCAACTCCCAGTCGTCCGCCTCCAACTACCAGCTATCCCAACAGACTGCAGCCCTGCAGCAGCAAGCCGCAGCCGCCGCCGCTGCAGCACTGCAACAG TCTCAAATCAACTCGGCCTTGCAGCAGtatcagcaacagcagcagcaacaacaacagcaacaacagcaacagcagcagcagcagcaacaacagcctcctcctcagcagcctcctcctCAGCAGCTCTACAATGTACCCCATCAG CAACATCAACAGCATACAGACTTATACGGG CTCCCCCAGCCCCAGCAAGCGCTGCTTTCACAG AACTGGAGTGGTGAAAACAAATTCCCG CCCCCCGTGGCTCTCCCCACCagcctctctctgtccaacccccaGCAGACAGCCCAGATCACCGTGTCCTACCCCACGCCTCGCTCCAGCCACCAGCAGCAGAGCCAGCAGCAGAGCCAGCCCCAGAAACAGCGCGTCTTCACCGGCGTTGTCAACAAGCTGCATGACACATTCGGCTTTGTGGATGAGGACGTCTTCTTCCAGCTCAG TGCGGTGAAGGGGAAGACCCCCCAGGTGGGTGACAGGGTCCTAGTGGAGGCCGTGTACAACCCCAACATGCCTTTCAAATGGAACGCCCAGCGCATTCAGACCTTACCTCAGCTGGCCAACCAATCG CTTCAGCAGCAGCCCCAGTCCTTACCTCCAGTTCCCCCACAGCTGAGCAGCTTCTATGCTGACCAGGGAATGCAGCAGCGCTACTCAGACATGCACTCCGTCGGCATGGACAACAGACAaaat AGCCAGCCTCCAGGCCCTAATATGATGAAGCCGGGTCCCAACATGCTCCAGTCTCTGCCTCCCCCCACCAATTTCAATGTACAGGCCCAgggtcctcctcctcccctgctcCAGGCCCAGCTCTCTGCTGCCTCCTTGGCCCCGCTCCTCCATAACCCCCCTCCGCCCCTGCTATCACAGCCACCACCCAAAG ATGTGTTCTCAGGAGGTCTGCTTCAGCCCCCAGTGAGGATGATGCCTCAGCCCGTCCGGCGTCTGGACCCCTCCCCCCGCTTCCCCAACCGTAATGACCGCCCTGAACTCATCCTCAGGACCAAGGATGAACGCAGTCGTGAAAGAGACCGTGAGCGCAGGAGGTCCAGAGAGCGCTCTCCCATACGTAAACGCTCCAGGGACCGTTCTCCGAGACGTGATCGCTCCCCACGCCGACCTCGTAGGGTGGTGCCTCGCTACACCGTCCAGTTCTCCAAGTTCAGCCTGGACGG TTCTAACTGTGACATGATGGAGCTGAGGAGACGCTATCAGAGCCTGTACATCCCCAGTGACTTCTTTGATGCTGTGTTCACCTGGGTGGATGGCTTCCCCCTGCAACGGCCCTTCCAGTTCGGCAACTACTGTAACTTCCACATCATGCACAAGGAGGTGGACTCTCTGGTCAAGAACACTGCGGTGCTGGACCCTCCCGATGCCAACCACACATACAGTGCTAAG GTGATGTTGCTGGCCAACCCCAGTCTAGAAGAGCTCTACCATAAGTCCTGTGCTCTGGCTGAGGACCCTCAAGAACTCAGAGACTCCTTCCAGCACCCCGCCCGCCTCATCAAG tTCCTGGTGGGGATGCGGGGTAAGGACGAGGCCATGGCCATCGGGGGCCACTGGTCCCCCTCCCTGGATGGAGCGGAGCCTGAGAAGGACCCGGCCGTGCTCATAAAGACAGCCATACGCTGTTGTAAGGCCCTCACAGGCATAGACCTGAGTCTCTGCACTCAGTG GTATCGTTTTGCAGAGATTCGCTATCATCGCCCTGAGGAGACTCACAAGGGGCGGACAGTGCCCGCACATGTGGAGACAGTGGTTTTGTTTCTTCCGGATGTTTGGCATTGTCTTCCTACCCGCTCAGAGTGGGAAGGGCTGTCGCGGGGACTTCGGGAGCAGCTGGCTGAGAAGCTGTCCGCGGAGCGGAAGGAGGCTGACGGAGAACAG gaggaagaggagaaggatgaAGAAGATTCAAAGGAGGTGACCACCCCGACACACTGGACTAAGCTTGATCCGAAATCAATGAAG GTGAATGACCTGCGCAAAGAGCTAGAGTCACGCTCCCTGAGCTCTAAGGGGTTAAAATCCCAGCTGATCGCACGCCTCACCAAGCAGTTGAAAGTGGAGGAGCAGGTAGAGGAGGCCAAGGAGCCTGAGAAACCAGAGAGCCAGGTCCCTGATGAGGAGGAGCCTCAACACatggaggaagacagagag gaggaggagaggaagaagcagGAGGAGTTGGAGCGCCAGCGCAGAGAGAAGCGCTACGTCCTGCCAGACGAGCCCACTATCATAGTTCACCCCAACTGGGCGGCCAAGAACGGCAAGTTTGACTGCAGCGTCATGTCTCTGAGCGTGCTACTGGACTACAGGGTGGAGGACAACAAGGAACACTCCTTCGAG gttTCTCTGTTTGCGGAGCTGTTTAACGAGATGCTACAGAGAGACTTTGGCTACAGGATTTTCAAGGCCCTGGCCTCTGTGCCTTGCAAGGACGACAAGAAAGACAAGAAGGATAAAGCCAAGAAAGAGGCAgaaaagaaggaggcagagaagaAAGCAGATGTGAAGAaagtaaaagaagaggagaacGGAGAGCCGGTGACAAAGAAGGCAAAAGAGGAGGAACCGGAGAAGAAG GAGGAGggtgagaaggaggaggagaaagtgCTGAAGGAGGATTCTATAGATgcggaagagaaggaggaggatgagagcagcaACACTAATGCTGAGGAGTACGACCCTCTGGAGGCCGAAGATGCTGATGACGATGATGAAGATG ATAAAGACGATGAGGACTCTAACGGCAGGGACAGGAGAGACGACCGCAGCAGCAGAGACGACAGGAAGTCCAAAGAGCGGTCCTCTAAAGACAAGGAGAAGAAGCAGATGGTGACCTACAACAAGGACCTGCTTATGGCCTTTgtctactttgaccagagccactgTGGCTACCTGCTGGAAAAAGACCTGGAGGACATCATGTACACACTGGGGTTACATCTGTCTAGAGcccag GTAAAGAAGTTGTTGAACAAGCCGGTGGTGAGAGAGTCGTGTTACTACCGTAAACTGACGGACGCAGCTAAAGATGAGTCTGCTCCTTCCTTCAGTGAACCCCTGCTAGACAACCTGCTAG gtAACCGTGCCTTGCTGCCCATGCTTGTGTCTCGTGGCCAGACAGCGCCAGTGGAGGCTAGTGAGTCCGGAGGCGGCAGCAGTCTAATAGTGTATAATGGCGCCATGGTGGACGTGGGCAGCATCATGCAGAAACTGGACAAGAGTGAGAAGGCCAGGGAGGAGATTGAGCAGAAACTCATGGTGCAGGACTCCAAGATGG CCGAGGACACCAAGCAAATCCTCCAGCTGGTATCAGCTAACCGAGCCCTGTCTAAAGATCTGGAGGAGGTGAAGGGAACTCTGGGCCAGACGGAGAACAACTTCAGAGCTACGGTGGAAGAGAAGACCGTCTACCACGACCAGCTCAGCAAGACACTCAACAACCTGGGCAACACCATTAAGGAACTTCAGGGAGTCCTCAAGAAG GAGGTTCCCTCAGAAGCCGCAGCTGACCAAAAATCCCAAACAACTAATGGTTCAGACGAATGA